The Afipia massiliensis genome has a segment encoding these proteins:
- the sugE gene encoding quaternary ammonium compound efflux SMR transporter SugE encodes MAWTMLFVAGLLEIGWAIGLKYTDGFTKLMPSVLTIISMIASVLLLGLSLKTLPVGTAYAVWTGIGTVGTAILGIWLLGDPATVVRLVCIGLIVAGIIGLKIVA; translated from the coding sequence ATGGCATGGACAATGCTGTTTGTTGCGGGCTTGCTGGAAATCGGCTGGGCTATCGGGCTCAAATATACCGACGGATTCACAAAGCTGATGCCCTCGGTACTGACCATCATCAGCATGATCGCCAGCGTCCTCCTGCTCGGCCTGTCGCTGAAGACGTTACCGGTCGGCACCGCCTACGCCGTCTGGACCGGTATCGGCACGGTCGGAACCGCCATCCTCGGCATCTGGCTGCTGGGCGACCCGGCAACCGTCGTCCGGCTCGTCTGCATCGGGCTGATCGTCGCGGGAATCATCGGACTGAAGATAGTCGCGTAA
- a CDS encoding NnrU family protein — protein MGLLILIAGLALFLGVHTLTTLRGPRAAAIARLGEGGYKILYTVVSFAGLALIVWGFSRYRATEWINVWYPPVAMRHLALALMLPAVILVVASYIRGNIYLKLKHPMLAGVKLWAVLHLMSNGDLGSIILFGSVLAWAVYDRISLKRREDPGAPPIPVGGVGNDLIAVAVGVVVYAALAFAFHPLVIGVPVIGA, from the coding sequence ATGGGCTTGTTGATCCTCATCGCCGGATTGGCGCTGTTTCTCGGCGTCCATACGCTGACCACGTTGCGCGGTCCGCGCGCGGCGGCCATCGCGCGTCTCGGCGAGGGCGGTTACAAGATTCTCTATACGGTGGTGTCGTTCGCGGGCCTCGCGCTGATCGTGTGGGGCTTTAGCCGCTATCGCGCGACGGAGTGGATCAACGTCTGGTATCCGCCGGTCGCCATGCGGCACCTCGCGCTGGCGCTGATGCTGCCTGCGGTGATCCTGGTGGTGGCGTCCTATATCCGCGGCAACATCTATCTGAAACTGAAGCATCCGATGCTGGCCGGCGTGAAACTGTGGGCGGTGCTGCATCTGATGTCCAATGGCGATCTCGGATCGATCATCCTGTTCGGATCCGTGCTCGCGTGGGCCGTGTACGACCGCATTTCGCTCAAGCGCCGCGAAGATCCCGGCGCACCGCCCATTCCGGTCGGCGGTGTCGGCAACGATCTGATCGCGGTCGCGGTCGGCGTCGTGGTCTATGCCGCGCTGGCCTTCGCATTCCATCCTCTCGTGATCGGCGTCCCTGTGATTGGAGCTTAA
- a CDS encoding inorganic phosphate transporter, with translation MDASLAFPILVGLIGVALLFDFLNGLHDAANSIATIVSTRVLRPQYAVAWAAFFNFIAFLFFGLHVAQTIGTGIIHPGVIDAQVIFAALIGAIVWNLVTWALGMPSSSSHALIGGLLGAGIAKAGFSVMVWSGLSKTLLAIVLSPFVGFLLALLLTAIVSWAAVRSTPFAVDRAFRILQFVSASLYSLGHGANDAQKTMGIIAVLLYSQGYLGGEFSVPFWVVISCQAAMALGTLMGGWRIVRTMGLRITKLNPMQGFCAETGGAATLFAATFLGIPVSTTHTITGAIVGVGAARRLSAVRWNVASSIVTAWIFTIPAAALVSAATYYAVTLAGWR, from the coding sequence GTGGATGCTTCGCTCGCTTTTCCCATCCTGGTCGGACTGATCGGTGTCGCGCTGCTGTTCGATTTTCTCAACGGACTGCACGACGCCGCCAATTCTATCGCCACCATCGTTTCGACCCGCGTGCTGCGGCCGCAATATGCCGTCGCCTGGGCAGCGTTCTTCAATTTCATCGCTTTCTTGTTTTTTGGCCTGCATGTCGCGCAGACCATCGGCACCGGCATCATCCACCCCGGCGTGATTGACGCCCAGGTGATCTTCGCGGCCTTGATCGGGGCGATCGTCTGGAACCTGGTGACGTGGGCGCTCGGAATGCCGTCGAGCAGCTCACATGCGCTGATCGGCGGATTGCTCGGCGCAGGTATCGCCAAGGCCGGATTCTCCGTCATGGTCTGGAGCGGCCTGTCGAAAACACTGCTCGCGATTGTGCTCTCGCCGTTCGTCGGATTTCTGCTCGCGCTGCTTCTGACGGCGATCGTGTCATGGGCCGCGGTGCGGTCGACGCCGTTCGCGGTCGATCGTGCTTTCCGGATTCTGCAGTTTGTCTCGGCTTCGTTGTATTCGCTCGGTCACGGCGCCAACGACGCGCAGAAGACCATGGGCATCATCGCGGTGCTGCTCTACTCGCAGGGCTATCTCGGGGGAGAGTTCAGCGTTCCGTTCTGGGTGGTGATTTCTTGCCAGGCCGCGATGGCGCTGGGAACGCTGATGGGCGGCTGGCGCATCGTGCGCACCATGGGACTGCGGATCACCAAGCTCAATCCGATGCAAGGATTCTGCGCCGAGACGGGCGGGGCGGCGACGCTGTTCGCGGCGACGTTCCTCGGCATTCCGGTCTCGACGACGCATACCATCACCGGCGCGATTGTCGGTGTCGGCGCCGCACGGCGGCTATCTGCCGTGCGCTGGAACGTGGCAAGCTCCATCGTAACGGCGTGGATCTTCACGATTCCGGCGGCGGCGCTGGTTTCAGCCGCGACCTACTATGCCGTGACGCTGGCGGGCTGGCGCTGA
- a CDS encoding Bug family tripartite tricarboxylate transporter substrate binding protein → MKSLAIAALALALAAPASNARAAEPAWPPKIVKIIVPYAPGSTPDLVGRIVADDLQARHPGASFIVENKPGAGGNIGTDAVAKAAPDGATLGISLGGPLAINTLLFSKLPYDPAKDIAPITMLTSLPSVLVVPASLNLNSVAEFVAAVKRDPAKFAFGSIGAGSLSHLTMEAIAQRAGAAMVHIPYGGSPQAITAVIRADVQAACLPAIAVTPQLAGGKVKILAVATAQRSRFLPDVPTLKESGIDVESDAWNALIAPAGTPPAMIKQINDEVNDILTKPSVRERLETQQIEPTPSTPGALRARMDAEIKLWSDVIKRGDIRIN, encoded by the coding sequence ATGAAATCCCTTGCAATCGCCGCACTCGCGCTGGCTCTCGCCGCGCCCGCCTCGAACGCCCGTGCCGCGGAGCCGGCGTGGCCGCCGAAAATCGTGAAAATCATCGTGCCCTATGCGCCGGGGTCGACGCCGGATCTGGTCGGGCGGATCGTCGCCGACGACCTGCAGGCGCGCCATCCGGGCGCGAGTTTCATCGTCGAGAACAAGCCGGGGGCCGGCGGCAACATCGGCACCGACGCCGTCGCCAAGGCCGCGCCCGACGGCGCAACGCTCGGCATCAGCCTCGGCGGGCCGCTTGCCATCAACACGCTGCTGTTCTCCAAGCTGCCCTACGATCCCGCGAAGGACATCGCGCCGATCACGATGCTCACGTCGCTACCGAGCGTGCTGGTGGTGCCCGCGAGCCTGAACCTCAATTCGGTCGCGGAGTTCGTCGCTGCCGTGAAGCGCGATCCGGCAAAATTCGCCTTCGGCTCGATCGGCGCGGGCTCGCTGTCGCACCTGACCATGGAAGCCATCGCGCAACGCGCGGGCGCCGCGATGGTGCATATCCCCTATGGCGGTTCGCCGCAGGCGATCACCGCCGTGATCCGCGCCGATGTGCAGGCCGCGTGCCTGCCCGCCATCGCGGTGACGCCGCAGCTCGCAGGCGGGAAAGTGAAGATCCTCGCGGTCGCGACCGCGCAGCGCTCGCGCTTCCTTCCCGACGTGCCGACGCTGAAGGAGTCAGGCATCGACGTCGAATCCGACGCATGGAACGCGCTGATTGCTCCCGCCGGCACGCCGCCCGCGATGATCAAACAGATCAACGACGAGGTGAACGACATCCTCACCAAGCCGAGCGTGCGCGAGCGGCTCGAGACGCAGCAGATCGAGCCGACGCCCTCGACGCCGGGTGCTTTGCGCGCGCGGATGGACGCCGAGATCAAGCTGTGGTCCGATGTCATCAAGCGCGGGGATATTCGGATCAATTAG
- a CDS encoding outer membrane protein, protein MRKLLTTAAFLAFAISSASAADMAPRYKAPPPVVAPIWTWTGFYAGIHVGYGWSDSSVVITQTGFPGLDVATLGSDSNGVVGGGQIGYNWQFAPSWVLGIEGDISGTGIRTTNSAAVTVGGAPFPGLFHLQDRSVDWMASIRGRLGFTWDRWMIYGTGGGAWADINYRNHLVVGGAFNPLDVSRTQSGWVAGGGVEYAVSNNWTVRAEYLYYDFGDETIINLSPIVAGGANNARWDNQFHVVRAGVNYKF, encoded by the coding sequence ATGCGGAAATTACTTACGACAGCGGCCTTCCTGGCCTTCGCAATCAGCAGCGCATCAGCCGCGGACATGGCTCCGCGGTACAAGGCCCCACCACCAGTTGTTGCTCCGATCTGGACCTGGACCGGCTTCTACGCAGGCATCCATGTCGGCTATGGTTGGAGCGACTCATCCGTCGTCATCACGCAGACAGGCTTCCCCGGCCTCGACGTGGCAACATTGGGGAGCGACAGCAACGGTGTCGTCGGTGGCGGGCAGATCGGTTACAATTGGCAATTCGCACCAAGTTGGGTGCTCGGCATCGAGGGCGATATCTCCGGAACGGGAATTCGCACGACGAACAGTGCTGCCGTCACCGTCGGCGGCGCCCCGTTTCCTGGTCTGTTTCATTTGCAGGACCGCAGCGTAGACTGGATGGCGAGTATCCGCGGCAGGCTCGGTTTCACTTGGGATCGTTGGATGATCTATGGCACCGGCGGCGGCGCGTGGGCAGACATCAACTATCGTAACCATTTGGTCGTTGGCGGTGCGTTCAACCCGCTCGATGTCAGCCGTACACAATCCGGCTGGGTCGCCGGCGGCGGTGTGGAATACGCGGTCTCGAACAATTGGACGGTACGCGCCGAATATCTCTATTACGATTTCGGCGACGAGACGATCATCAACCTTTCGCCGATCGTCGCTGGCGGGGCGAACAACGCACGTTGGGACAACCAGTTTCACGTCGTTCGCGCCGGCGTGAACTACAAGTTCTAA
- a CDS encoding peptide chain release factor 3, with product MSDTAIAAESASLTPLAEEVARRRTFAIISHPDAGKTTLTEKLLLFGGAINLAGQVKAKGERRNTRSDWMKIERERGISVVTSVMTFEFQNLVFNLLDTPGHEDFSEDTYRTLTAVDSAVMVIDAAKGIEARTLKLIEVCRLRDIPIVTFVNKMDRESRDVFDLLDEIEKTLALDTTPINWPVGRGRDFMGTYDIETGGIRLLEGGGAKTGAAEKIEISDLAGRNANLDTSEIAHELELVKEASKPFDLQSFREGHMTPVYFGSALRNFGVGDLLEGLGRFAPSPRAQDADKRKVEADDPKMSAFVFKIQANMDPNHRDRIAFARLCSGKLTRGMKAKLVRTGKNMSLSSPQFFFAQDRAIADEAYAGDVVGIPNHGTLRIGDTLTEGEDITFVGVPSFAPEILRRVRLTDAMKAKKLKEALQQMSEEGVVQVFRPRDGAPALVGVVGSLQLDVLKARLDAEYSLPVDFEISEFQLARWISSDDRKKLDAFVSANNSGVADDVDGDPVFLAKNEFYLGYTRERAEGIVFSSIKDVKKKA from the coding sequence ATGTCCGACACCGCCATTGCCGCCGAGTCTGCCTCGCTGACGCCGCTTGCCGAAGAAGTGGCGCGCCGGCGCACATTCGCGATCATTTCGCATCCTGACGCCGGCAAGACCACGCTGACGGAAAAGCTGCTGCTGTTCGGCGGCGCGATCAATCTCGCGGGTCAGGTCAAGGCCAAGGGCGAGCGGCGAAACACGCGCTCCGACTGGATGAAGATCGAGCGCGAGCGCGGCATCTCCGTCGTTACCTCGGTGATGACGTTCGAATTCCAGAACCTCGTGTTCAACCTGCTCGATACGCCGGGCCACGAGGACTTCTCGGAAGACACCTATCGCACGCTGACCGCGGTCGACTCCGCGGTGATGGTGATCGACGCGGCCAAGGGCATCGAGGCGCGCACGCTGAAGCTGATCGAGGTGTGCCGTCTGCGCGACATCCCGATCGTTACCTTCGTCAACAAGATGGACCGCGAGAGCCGCGACGTGTTCGATCTGCTCGACGAGATCGAGAAGACGCTGGCGCTCGACACCACGCCGATCAACTGGCCGGTCGGCCGCGGCCGCGATTTCATGGGCACCTATGACATCGAAACCGGTGGCATCCGCCTGCTGGAGGGCGGCGGCGCCAAGACCGGCGCAGCGGAGAAAATCGAGATTTCTGATTTGGCCGGCCGCAACGCCAATCTCGATACCAGCGAGATCGCCCACGAACTCGAACTGGTGAAGGAAGCCTCGAAGCCGTTCGACCTGCAGTCGTTCCGCGAGGGCCACATGACGCCGGTCTACTTCGGCAGCGCGCTGCGCAATTTCGGCGTCGGAGATCTCCTGGAAGGTCTCGGCCGTTTCGCGCCGTCGCCGCGCGCGCAGGACGCCGACAAGCGCAAGGTCGAGGCCGACGATCCGAAGATGAGCGCGTTTGTGTTCAAGATCCAGGCGAACATGGACCCGAACCACCGCGACCGCATCGCGTTCGCGCGGCTGTGCTCGGGCAAGCTGACGCGCGGCATGAAGGCCAAGCTGGTGCGCACCGGCAAGAACATGAGCCTGTCGTCGCCGCAGTTCTTCTTCGCGCAGGACCGCGCCATTGCCGACGAAGCCTATGCGGGCGACGTGGTCGGTATTCCCAATCACGGCACGCTGCGGATCGGCGATACGCTGACCGAGGGCGAGGACATCACGTTCGTCGGCGTTCCGTCGTTTGCGCCGGAAATCCTGCGCCGGGTGCGCCTGACAGACGCGATGAAGGCCAAGAAGCTGAAGGAAGCCTTGCAGCAGATGTCGGAAGAGGGCGTCGTGCAGGTGTTCCGTCCGCGCGACGGCGCGCCTGCGCTGGTCGGCGTGGTCGGTTCGCTGCAGCTTGATGTGCTGAAGGCGCGGCTTGATGCGGAGTATTCGCTGCCGGTGGATTTCGAGATCAGCGAATTCCAGCTCGCGCGCTGGATCTCGTCCGACGACCGCAAGAAGCTCGATGCGTTCGTGTCGGCGAACAATTCCGGCGTCGCCGACGACGTCGATGGCGATCCGGTGTTCCTGGCCAAGAACGAGTTCTATCTCGGCTACACGCGCGAGCGCGCCGAGGGCATCGTGTTCTCGTCCATCAAGGATGTGAAGAAGAAGGCGTGA
- a CDS encoding helix-turn-helix transcriptional regulator — translation MSAIKAFILAEIDNPALCLADVAVQQGISSSYVRKLFAAEGAKFATYVLDTRIEKVLQMLTDPESRSHSISAIALKCGFNDISYFNRVFRKRYGCTPSDLRYGRRGLDVGLTATG, via the coding sequence ATGAGCGCGATCAAGGCGTTTATTCTGGCCGAGATCGACAATCCCGCGCTGTGTCTCGCAGACGTCGCGGTTCAGCAGGGTATTTCGTCGAGCTACGTCAGAAAACTGTTCGCTGCCGAGGGCGCGAAGTTCGCGACGTACGTTCTCGATACTCGCATCGAAAAAGTATTACAGATGCTGACCGATCCGGAGTCGCGCAGTCACTCGATCAGCGCCATCGCGCTGAAGTGCGGGTTCAACGATATCTCTTATTTCAACCGGGTCTTCCGCAAGCGCTACGGCTGCACGCCGTCCGACCTGCGCTATGGGCGGCGCGGACTCGACGTCGGGCTTACTGCGACCGGCTGA
- a CDS encoding SDR family NAD(P)-dependent oxidoreductase yields the protein MTKPLASRIALVTGASRGIGYATARALARAGAHVIAVARTQGGLEELDDAIRADGGSATLVPLDMTDLDGIARLGAALNERHGKLDILIGNAGVAGTSSPLGHTEPKFWNNMFAVNTTANFQLIRCMEPLLQKSDAGRAVFITSGIASKATAYMGPYAASKAALDALVRVWANETATTPIRVNLFSPGPIRTRMRATVMPGEDPMILDTPEQAAEFIVPMCAPSWTETGKFFDYPTKSLKSFRTPVA from the coding sequence ATGACCAAACCTCTCGCCTCCCGCATCGCTCTCGTCACCGGCGCATCGCGCGGCATCGGCTACGCCACGGCGCGTGCGCTGGCGCGCGCCGGCGCGCATGTCATTGCCGTTGCGCGCACGCAGGGCGGGCTCGAGGAACTCGACGACGCCATCCGCGCCGACGGCGGCAGCGCCACGCTGGTGCCACTGGACATGACCGATCTCGACGGCATCGCGCGTCTGGGCGCTGCACTGAACGAACGCCACGGCAAGCTCGACATTCTGATCGGCAATGCCGGCGTCGCGGGGACGTCGTCGCCGCTCGGCCATACCGAGCCGAAATTCTGGAACAACATGTTCGCGGTCAACACCACGGCGAATTTCCAGTTGATCCGCTGCATGGAGCCGTTGCTGCAGAAATCCGACGCCGGACGCGCGGTGTTCATCACGTCGGGCATCGCCAGCAAGGCAACCGCCTATATGGGCCCCTACGCGGCATCGAAGGCGGCGCTCGATGCCCTCGTGCGGGTGTGGGCGAACGAAACCGCGACCACGCCGATCCGCGTCAACCTGTTCAGCCCCGGACCGATCCGCACCCGCATGCGCGCGACCGTGATGCCCGGCGAAGACCCGATGATCCTCGACACGCCCGAACAGGCGGCGGAGTTCATCGTGCCGATGTGCGCGCCGTCATGGACCGAGACCGGAAAGTTCTTCGACTATCCGACCAAGTCGCTTAAGAGCTTCCGCACGCCGGTGGCGTGA
- a CDS encoding SRPBCC family protein → MNAPATVAFERSHDIIINAPPKAVFDYVTNPQSWPEWLAASHHIDSENRPLDTGELFHEKWHIRSGEVSLNWIVRSCVSPKLWIVQAETDFIGPIVVQYTCEDVEGGTKFTRTLRNPARKKPPTDEQIAAMDAEAAVGLGNIKTNVEKRAGKAV, encoded by the coding sequence ATGAACGCCCCTGCCACCGTCGCCTTCGAGCGCAGCCACGACATCATCATCAACGCGCCGCCGAAGGCGGTGTTCGACTACGTGACCAACCCGCAATCGTGGCCGGAGTGGCTGGCGGCGTCGCATCACATCGACAGCGAAAACCGCCCGCTCGACACCGGCGAGCTGTTTCACGAGAAATGGCACATCCGCTCGGGTGAAGTGTCGCTGAACTGGATCGTGCGCAGTTGCGTCAGCCCGAAGCTGTGGATCGTGCAGGCCGAAACCGATTTCATCGGGCCGATCGTCGTTCAGTACACCTGTGAGGATGTCGAAGGCGGCACGAAGTTCACCCGCACCCTGCGCAATCCCGCGCGCAAGAAACCGCCGACCGACGAGCAGATCGCGGCGATGGATGCGGAAGCCGCGGTGGGCTTAGGGAATATCAAGACGAATGTGGAGAAGCGGGCGGGCAAGGCTGTTTGA
- a CDS encoding DUF2147 domain-containing protein produces the protein MTFRIAAAVAAFALIATPAFAGDPSGTWLRDTGASRVKIGPCGGGAYCGSLVWLKPGIETPAKVGQRIFYDMKPDGTDAWKGSAFNPEDGKTYAGKMSLSGSTLTTAGCAMGGMICKSTTWTRVN, from the coding sequence ATGACATTCAGAATTGCAGCTGCAGTTGCAGCTTTCGCACTCATTGCCACGCCTGCATTCGCGGGCGACCCGAGCGGAACGTGGCTGCGCGACACCGGCGCATCCCGCGTCAAAATCGGACCATGCGGCGGCGGGGCGTATTGCGGTTCGCTTGTCTGGCTCAAGCCGGGCATCGAAACACCGGCCAAGGTCGGCCAGCGTATTTTCTACGACATGAAGCCGGACGGCACGGATGCGTGGAAGGGCTCCGCGTTCAATCCCGAAGATGGCAAGACCTATGCCGGCAAGATGTCGCTGTCAGGAAGCACGCTCACCACCGCAGGCTGCGCCATGGGCGGCATGATCTGCAAATCCACCACGTGGACGCGGGTGAACTGA
- the der gene encoding ribosome biogenesis GTPase Der, with protein sequence MSFTIAIIGRPNVGKSTLFNRLVGQKLALVDDQPGVTRDRREGEGRLGDLEFTLIDTAGLDEGPKGSLTARMQEQTEAAIALADALMFVIDARAGLTPNDRAFADFARRANKPVVLVANKSEGKAGEAGAMEAYALGLGDPIPISAEHGEGLSDLYDALRVLMPEPVEEDDEEDDPESFENVDGEDESLSTRPIRVAVLGRPNAGKSTLINRLLGEERLLTSPEAGTTRDSIAVDVTWKGREFRVFDTAGLRRRSRIEDKLEKLSVSDALRAVRFAEVVVLMMDSQSKFEEQDLRLADLIEREGRALVIAVNKWDLMDRAPSQIARLREDADHLLPQVKGMPVVAVSGMMGEGIDRLMSAIEDAYKVWNRRTSTAQLNRWFEQAVQNNPPPAVSGRRLKLNYITQSKARPPSFVVFCSRADAVPESYLRYLVNSLRSTFDLPGTPMRITLREKENPFAHRAKRKS encoded by the coding sequence ATGTCCTTCACCATTGCCATCATCGGCCGGCCCAATGTCGGCAAGTCGACCCTGTTCAACCGGCTGGTTGGGCAGAAGCTCGCGCTTGTCGATGACCAGCCGGGCGTGACGCGCGACCGCCGCGAGGGCGAAGGGCGTCTCGGCGATCTCGAATTCACGCTGATCGATACGGCCGGTCTCGACGAAGGCCCGAAGGGCTCGCTGACCGCACGGATGCAGGAGCAGACCGAGGCGGCCATCGCCCTGGCCGACGCGTTGATGTTCGTGATCGATGCGCGCGCAGGATTGACGCCGAACGACCGCGCCTTCGCCGATTTCGCGCGCCGCGCCAACAAGCCGGTGGTGCTCGTCGCCAACAAGAGCGAGGGCAAGGCCGGCGAGGCAGGTGCGATGGAAGCCTACGCACTTGGGCTCGGCGATCCGATTCCGATTTCCGCCGAGCACGGCGAAGGGCTGAGCGATCTCTACGACGCGCTGCGCGTGCTGATGCCGGAGCCGGTCGAAGAGGATGACGAAGAGGACGATCCGGAGTCGTTCGAGAACGTGGACGGCGAGGATGAAAGTCTTTCGACGCGCCCGATCCGTGTCGCGGTGCTTGGCCGCCCCAATGCCGGCAAGTCGACGCTGATCAATCGCCTGCTTGGCGAAGAGCGGCTGCTGACCAGTCCCGAAGCCGGAACGACGCGCGATTCCATCGCGGTCGATGTGACGTGGAAGGGCCGCGAGTTTCGCGTGTTCGACACCGCGGGTTTGCGGCGGCGCTCGCGCATTGAAGACAAGCTGGAAAAGCTGTCCGTGTCCGATGCGCTGCGCGCGGTGCGGTTCGCTGAAGTCGTCGTACTGATGATGGACTCGCAGAGCAAGTTCGAAGAACAGGATCTGCGGCTCGCCGATCTGATCGAGCGCGAGGGCCGCGCCCTCGTGATCGCGGTCAACAAGTGGGATCTGATGGACCGCGCACCGAGCCAGATCGCGAGGCTCCGCGAGGACGCTGACCATTTGCTGCCGCAGGTGAAGGGCATGCCGGTGGTCGCGGTGTCCGGCATGATGGGCGAGGGCATCGACCGGCTCATGAGCGCGATCGAGGATGCTTACAAGGTCTGGAACCGGCGCACCTCGACCGCGCAGCTCAATCGCTGGTTCGAGCAGGCGGTTCAGAACAATCCGCCGCCGGCGGTGTCAGGCCGTCGCCTCAAACTCAACTACATCACGCAGAGCAAGGCGCGTCCGCCGAGCTTTGTGGTGTTCTGCTCGCGCGCTGACGCCGTGCCGGAATCCTATCTGCGCTATCTGGTCAACAGCCTGCGCAGCACGTTCGACCTGCCCGGGACGCCGATGCGCATTACGCTGCGCGAGAAGGAAAATCCGTTCGCTCATAGAGCGAAGCGGAAGTCCTGA
- a CDS encoding tetratricopeptide repeat protein codes for MSEIFNEIDEDLRREQFKKLWERYSIFIIAAAILIVAGVGGWRGYQYLEAKKAAEAGSAFEAAIGLSEQGKKTEAEAAFAKIAADGSRGYRGLARLRAAADAAAADPKAAAKLYDGIAADPSIAVTEQDLARIRAASLMMEAEPYAEMRQRLEPASGEGRTFRHTARELLALSAYRANDATAARQWLDMIGNDARTPASMRSRAEALQALLPPAAKS; via the coding sequence GTGTCTGAAATATTTAATGAAATAGATGAAGACTTGCGCCGGGAGCAGTTCAAGAAGCTCTGGGAGCGATATTCGATCTTCATCATCGCGGCTGCGATTCTCATTGTCGCCGGCGTCGGCGGCTGGCGTGGCTACCAATACCTCGAAGCCAAGAAGGCCGCGGAGGCCGGATCGGCCTTTGAGGCTGCCATCGGGCTGTCCGAGCAGGGCAAGAAGACCGAGGCCGAGGCGGCTTTCGCGAAGATCGCCGCTGACGGTTCCAGGGGCTATCGCGGGCTGGCGCGGCTGCGCGCCGCTGCGGATGCGGCTGCTGCCGATCCGAAGGCTGCGGCCAAGCTTTACGACGGCATTGCCGCCGATCCGAGCATCGCGGTGACTGAACAGGATCTCGCGCGCATTCGCGCCGCAAGCCTGATGATGGAAGCCGAGCCCTACGCGGAGATGCGTCAGCGGCTTGAGCCGGCGAGCGGCGAGGGGCGGACCTTCCGGCATACCGCGCGCGAACTGCTCGCGTTGTCGGCGTACCGTGCGAATGACGCCACCGCCGCGCGCCAGTGGCTCGACATGATCGGCAACGATGCCCGCACACCGGCGAGCATGCGCAGCCGTGCCGAAGCATTGCAGGCCCTGCTGCCGCCCGCAGCGAAAAGCTGA
- the panB gene encoding 3-methyl-2-oxobutanoate hydroxymethyltransferase, producing the protein MSVQTAVKRKTAPDILKRKGGDPIVMLTSYHAHTAALVDRYCDVILVGDSLGNVMHGFETTVPVTLDMMILQGRAVMRGSKEALVVVDMPFGSYEASKEQAFHSAVRVLKETHCGAVKMEGGVRMAETIEFLTTRGIPVMGHIGLTPQSINTLGSFKSQGKDEAIKIAAGENGSGPFQQDAIAVAQAGAFSMVVEAVAEPLARRITEIVQVPTIGIGASNACDGQVLVLEDMLGLSPWVPKFVKRYGNLGPGIEAAIQDYAREVRSRAFPGPEHVYGIKPKG; encoded by the coding sequence ATGTCCGTGCAAACAGCGGTGAAGCGCAAGACCGCGCCCGATATCCTCAAGCGCAAGGGCGGCGATCCGATCGTGATGCTGACGTCGTACCATGCGCATACCGCGGCGCTGGTCGACCGGTATTGCGACGTCATTCTGGTCGGCGACTCGCTCGGCAACGTGATGCACGGCTTCGAGACGACGGTGCCGGTCACGCTCGACATGATGATCCTGCAAGGCCGCGCGGTGATGCGCGGCTCGAAGGAAGCACTCGTCGTGGTGGATATGCCGTTCGGATCGTACGAGGCCTCGAAGGAACAGGCGTTTCATTCCGCCGTGCGCGTGCTGAAGGAAACCCATTGCGGCGCCGTGAAGATGGAAGGCGGCGTGCGCATGGCGGAGACCATCGAGTTTCTCACCACGCGGGGCATTCCGGTGATGGGGCATATCGGCCTCACGCCGCAGTCGATCAACACGCTCGGCAGCTTCAAGTCGCAGGGCAAGGACGAAGCCATCAAGATCGCGGCGGGCGAGAACGGCAGCGGTCCGTTTCAGCAGGATGCCATCGCGGTGGCGCAGGCCGGTGCCTTCTCGATGGTGGTGGAAGCCGTGGCGGAGCCGCTGGCGCGACGCATCACCGAGATCGTGCAGGTCCCGACCATCGGCATCGGCGCAAGCAATGCGTGCGACGGTCAGGTGCTGGTGCTGGAGGACATGCTCGGCCTGTCGCCTTGGGTGCCGAAGTTCGTCAAGCGCTACGGCAATCTCGGACCCGGCATCGAGGCGGCCATTCAGGACTACGCCCGCGAGGTCCGCTCGCGCGCATTCCCGGGGCCGGAGCACGTCTACGGCATCAAGCCGAAGGGTTGA